A part of Eubacterium sp. AB3007 genomic DNA contains:
- the lepB gene encoding signal peptidase I encodes MSKGEQLTGKQIAWSWIKDILIAVIIAVVIIQFIKPTIVKESSMEPNFYENDYLFVYKMAYKSKLPAKGDVVIFQSDLTYNGKKKLLIKRVIGLPGDTITIRDGQVFINGQKDDQSYTADGFTVGDIIEHKVPKGTLFCMGDNREVSIDSRYEEVGDVETDRLVGKVVFRAFPFNKIGPIHNPYEG; translated from the coding sequence ATGAGCAAGGGAGAACAGCTGACAGGAAAACAGATCGCATGGTCCTGGATCAAGGACATTCTCATCGCGGTGATCATCGCGGTGGTCATCATCCAGTTTATCAAACCCACCATCGTGAAAGAGAGTTCCATGGAACCTAATTTCTATGAGAACGACTATCTCTTCGTTTACAAGATGGCATACAAGTCCAAACTGCCGGCCAAGGGGGATGTGGTGATCTTTCAGTCGGATCTGACCTATAATGGCAAGAAGAAACTCCTGATCAAGCGTGTGATCGGTCTGCCGGGGGACACCATCACCATCCGGGATGGGCAGGTGTTCATCAACGGACAGAAGGATGACCAGAGCTACACGGCAGATGGATTTACCGTAGGCGATATCATTGAACACAAGGTGCCAAAGGGAACGCTTTTCTGTATGGGCGACAACCGGGAGGTAAGCATCGACAGCCGTTACGAGGAGGTCGGTGATGTGGAGACCGATCGCCTGGTAGGTAAGGTGGTCTTCCGTGCTTTCCCGTTCAACAAGATCGGCCCCATCCATAATCCGTACGAGGGGTAG
- a CDS encoding helix-turn-helix transcriptional regulator, which translates to MEDLVLHNHLKEARREKGYSQGHLAEMVGVSRQTISSLETGQFSPTARLALLLCHALDWEFEELFYLEKGE; encoded by the coding sequence GTGGAAGATCTGGTCCTGCATAATCATCTTAAGGAAGCGCGCCGGGAGAAGGGATACTCCCAGGGGCACCTGGCAGAGATGGTGGGCGTATCCCGTCAGACGATCAGCTCCCTGGAGACGGGACAGTTCAGTCCAACCGCCAGGTTGGCGCTTCTCCTATGCCACGCACTGGACTGGGAATTTGAGGAATTATTCTACTTGGAAAAGGGAGAGTGA
- the uvrA gene encoding excinuclease ABC subunit UvrA: MANEIIVKGANENNLDHLDVRIPKNQLVVLTGLSGSGKSSLAFDTIYAEGQRRYVESLSSYARQFLGQMDKPDVEFIEGLSPAISIDQKTTSKNPRSTVGTVTEIHDYLRLLYARIGIPHCPVCGREITSQSVDQVTEAVMDYPEGTRVVVMAPVIRARKGEHVKVLERIQRDGYTRVRVDGEIMLLGEDEITLDKKFKHTIEIVVDRIIVREGQDSRVAEAVELAMKEGEGLVVIQFQDNDFQREQVFSSRFACPEHGASIEELEPRTFSFNSPFGACPSCSGLGFTEKIIPETLIDMDKSILRGALKNVYATMEFSGFYRNMVRVMAEQQRIDLSLPFKELPARFRKELLYGTGSKHVKYDYTSRSGKVTHFDHPFEGLITNVERRYRETGSDFFKERMRKHMVVKGCPDCQGKRLRPEVLAVTVGGISIADFSDMSIKEALAFIDNMDLSERDRAIGRQILKEIRARLNFLVNVGLDYLTLSRSAGSLSGGEAQRIRLATQIGSGLTGVLYILDEPSIGLHQKDNVKLLETLRHLTDLGNSLIVVEHDEETMYAADHIIDIGPGAGIHGGKLVAQGTVEDIKACPDSITGQYLSGERKIEVPMVRRPGNGQHITIKGAEENNLKKVNVDIPLGKLVCVTGVSGSGKSSLINQVLCKGAARIVGGSQEEAGKHKAILGLEQIDKVINIDQSPIGRTPRSNPATYTGMFTHIRDLFATLPEAKMRGFQKGRFSFNVSGGRCEACKGDGIIKIEMHFLSDVYVPCEVCKGKRYNRETLEVKYKGKSIYDVLDMSVAEGLEFFKNIPSIRRKLDTLDQVGLDYIKLGQPSTQLSGGEAQRVKLATELSRKSTGKTLYILDEPTTGLHFADVDKLLAVLDKLVDAGNTVVVIEHNLDVIKRADHIIDLGPDGGDRGGTIVAQGTPEEVARKRKSYTGQFLKKLLK, translated from the coding sequence ATGGCAAACGAGATCATCGTCAAAGGGGCCAACGAGAATAACCTGGACCACCTTGATGTCAGAATACCCAAGAATCAGCTGGTGGTGCTCACCGGATTGTCAGGCTCCGGGAAGTCCTCGCTGGCCTTCGATACCATCTATGCGGAGGGACAGCGGCGGTATGTGGAAAGTCTGTCTTCCTATGCCCGCCAGTTCCTGGGGCAGATGGACAAGCCGGATGTGGAGTTCATAGAAGGGCTTTCGCCCGCTATTTCCATTGACCAGAAGACCACCAGCAAGAACCCCCGATCCACGGTGGGAACGGTGACAGAGATCCACGACTACCTGCGATTGCTGTATGCCAGGATCGGGATCCCGCACTGCCCTGTCTGTGGCAGGGAGATCACAAGCCAGAGTGTGGATCAGGTGACCGAGGCCGTCATGGATTACCCGGAGGGGACCCGGGTGGTGGTCATGGCGCCGGTGATCCGTGCCCGGAAAGGGGAACACGTGAAGGTGCTAGAGAGGATCCAGCGTGACGGCTACACCAGAGTGCGGGTGGATGGTGAGATCATGCTCCTGGGTGAAGATGAGATCACACTGGACAAGAAATTCAAGCATACCATCGAGATCGTGGTGGATCGGATCATCGTGCGGGAAGGTCAGGACAGCAGAGTGGCCGAGGCTGTAGAACTGGCCATGAAAGAAGGCGAAGGACTGGTCGTCATCCAGTTCCAGGACAACGACTTCCAGCGGGAGCAGGTGTTCTCCTCCAGGTTTGCCTGCCCGGAGCACGGCGCTTCTATCGAAGAACTGGAGCCGCGGACCTTCTCCTTCAACAGTCCCTTCGGAGCGTGCCCTTCCTGCAGCGGTCTGGGTTTTACGGAGAAGATCATTCCGGAGACCCTCATCGACATGGACAAGAGCATCCTGCGGGGGGCCCTGAAGAACGTCTATGCCACCATGGAGTTCAGCGGGTTCTACCGGAACATGGTGCGGGTGATGGCAGAGCAGCAGCGCATCGACCTCAGCCTTCCGTTTAAGGAGCTGCCGGCGAGATTCCGCAAGGAATTGCTCTACGGCACCGGTTCCAAGCACGTGAAATACGACTATACCAGCCGCAGTGGCAAGGTGACTCACTTCGACCATCCTTTTGAAGGGCTGATCACCAACGTAGAGCGTCGTTACCGGGAAACCGGCTCTGATTTCTTCAAAGAGCGTATGCGCAAACACATGGTGGTCAAAGGATGTCCTGACTGTCAGGGAAAGCGCCTCCGGCCAGAGGTGCTGGCGGTGACTGTTGGCGGGATCAGCATTGCGGACTTCTCCGACATGTCCATCAAGGAGGCATTAGCCTTCATTGATAACATGGATCTCAGCGAAAGAGATCGGGCCATCGGTCGACAGATCCTGAAGGAGATCCGGGCCAGACTGAACTTCCTGGTGAACGTGGGCCTGGATTACCTGACTTTGTCCAGGTCTGCAGGGTCGCTGTCCGGCGGCGAAGCTCAGCGGATCCGACTGGCCACCCAGATCGGCTCTGGGCTCACCGGCGTGCTGTACATCCTGGACGAGCCCAGCATCGGCCTTCATCAGAAGGACAACGTGAAGCTGCTGGAGACCCTGCGTCATCTGACGGATCTGGGGAATTCCCTGATCGTGGTGGAACACGATGAGGAGACTATGTATGCGGCGGATCACATCATAGATATCGGCCCCGGCGCGGGGATCCACGGCGGCAAGCTGGTGGCACAGGGGACAGTGGAGGACATCAAGGCGTGTCCGGATTCCATCACGGGCCAGTATCTGTCCGGTGAGCGAAAAATCGAAGTGCCTATGGTACGGCGTCCCGGCAACGGGCAGCATATCACCATCAAAGGGGCTGAGGAGAACAATCTGAAGAAAGTCAACGTGGATATTCCTCTGGGCAAGCTGGTGTGCGTCACCGGTGTGTCCGGTTCCGGCAAGTCCAGCCTCATCAACCAGGTCCTCTGCAAGGGGGCGGCGAGGATCGTAGGCGGCAGCCAGGAGGAAGCGGGCAAGCACAAAGCCATCCTGGGCCTGGAGCAGATCGACAAAGTCATCAACATCGACCAGAGCCCGATCGGCAGGACGCCCCGGTCGAACCCGGCAACCTACACCGGCATGTTCACTCATATCAGAGACCTGTTCGCCACCCTGCCTGAGGCGAAGATGCGTGGCTTCCAGAAGGGGCGGTTCAGTTTCAATGTCAGCGGTGGACGCTGCGAGGCATGTAAAGGAGATGGCATCATCAAGATCGAGATGCACTTCCTGTCGGATGTCTACGTGCCTTGCGAGGTCTGCAAGGGCAAGCGGTACAACCGGGAGACACTGGAAGTCAAATATAAGGGAAAGAGCATCTACGATGTGCTGGATATGAGTGTGGCAGAAGGTCTGGAGTTTTTCAAGAATATTCCTTCCATCCGGCGTAAGTTGGATACATTGGATCAGGTTGGTCTGGACTACATCAAGCTGGGGCAGCCCTCTACTCAGTTGTCCGGCGGGGAGGCGCAGCGTGTCAAGCTGGCCACAGAGCTATCCAGGAAATCCACCGGGAAGACTTTGTATATCCTGGATGAGCCGACGACAGGCCTGCATTTCGCCGACGTGGACAAGCTGCTGGCGGTACTGGACAAGCTGGTGGACGCAGGGAACACCGTGGTGGTCATAGAGCACAACCTGGATGTGATCAAGCGAGCGGACCACATCATCGACCTGGGCCCGGACGGCGGCGATCGGGGCGGTACCATCGTTGCTCAGGGTACGCCGGAAGAGGTCGCCCGAAAACGCAAGTCATATACCGGACAGTTCTTGAAGAAACTGTTGAAATAG
- a CDS encoding transposase yields MSRTNYSKQFKLMVAKEALRPENKNLEHVIADKYGIMPWTVIRWRNHLAEVGEDKAFRKGFTKSDKRTDREKELEKENAELREEVEILKKAAAFLANVKRD; encoded by the coding sequence ATGTCAAGAACAAATTACAGCAAACAGTTCAAATTGATGGTGGCAAAAGAAGCATTGCGGCCTGAAAACAAGAATCTGGAACATGTCATAGCCGACAAGTACGGAATCATGCCGTGGACTGTCATACGATGGCGTAATCATCTTGCTGAAGTTGGTGAAGATAAAGCCTTTCGAAAAGGGTTTACCAAATCAGATAAGAGGACCGATCGGGAAAAAGAGCTTGAAAAAGAGAACGCAGAGCTTCGTGAGGAGGTCGAAATACTAAAAAAAGCAGCGGCCTTCCTTGCAAATGTAAAGCGCGATTGA
- a CDS encoding nicotinate phosphoribosyltransferase — protein sequence MLKGQNLTMLTDFYEITMANGYLKSGLMNDIAYFDLFFRKVPDDGGYAIMAGLEQMIDYLDNLTFTEEDIDYLRGKNIFCEEFLDYLKNFRFECDVWSVREGTPIFPHEPIMTVRGPVIQAQFVETMLLLVLNHQSLIATKASRIVRAAQGRPVMEFGSRRAHGGSAAIFGARAAYIGGCCGTACTISDRDYDIPALGTMAHSWVQMFPDEYTAFKKYAEIYPDNCVLLVDTYNVLKSGVPTAIKVFQEMKPKKMGIRIDSGDIAYLTKRARKMLDEAGLEDCSITISNSLDEYLIRDVILEGAKIDSFGVGERLITAKSQPVFGGVYKLAALEKDGKIIPKIKISENVEKITNPGFKTLWRLYDKESGKALADVMTLDGETIPEDGEYEIFDPNAVWKRKKLSNFRAVNLRTQLFDHGKRVYDCPSIEEVKAYCEEQMETLWEETLRFENPQTYYVDLSQKLWDVKNKLIEEHNQR from the coding sequence ATGCTTAAAGGACAAAACCTGACGATGCTCACGGATTTCTATGAGATCACTATGGCGAATGGGTATCTGAAGTCAGGGCTGATGAATGACATTGCTTATTTCGATCTGTTTTTCAGGAAGGTGCCGGATGACGGCGGTTACGCCATCATGGCGGGACTGGAGCAGATGATCGATTACCTGGATAACCTGACTTTTACGGAGGAGGACATCGACTATCTCCGTGGGAAGAACATTTTCTGTGAGGAATTCCTGGATTACCTGAAAAACTTCCGGTTCGAGTGTGACGTATGGTCCGTCAGGGAAGGGACACCGATCTTCCCTCACGAGCCGATCATGACGGTGCGCGGACCGGTGATCCAGGCCCAGTTTGTTGAGACAATGCTGCTTCTGGTACTGAATCACCAGAGCCTGATCGCCACCAAGGCAAGCCGCATCGTTCGGGCGGCTCAGGGACGTCCGGTGATGGAGTTTGGTTCCAGGAGAGCCCACGGCGGTTCGGCTGCCATCTTTGGCGCCAGGGCAGCGTATATCGGCGGCTGCTGCGGAACTGCATGCACCATTTCTGATCGTGACTATGACATTCCCGCACTGGGGACCATGGCGCACAGTTGGGTACAGATGTTCCCGGACGAGTACACCGCCTTTAAGAAATACGCGGAGATCTACCCGGACAACTGTGTGTTGCTGGTGGACACCTATAACGTCCTGAAGTCCGGCGTCCCCACCGCCATCAAGGTCTTCCAGGAGATGAAACCCAAGAAGATGGGCATCCGCATCGACAGCGGAGACATCGCCTATCTGACCAAGCGTGCCCGGAAGATGCTGGACGAGGCAGGACTGGAGGATTGTTCCATCACCATCTCCAACTCTCTGGACGAGTACCTGATCCGGGACGTGATCCTGGAGGGAGCCAAGATCGACTCCTTTGGTGTTGGTGAGCGTCTGATCACGGCCAAGTCCCAGCCGGTGTTCGGCGGCGTATACAAGCTGGCCGCACTGGAGAAGGACGGAAAGATCATTCCCAAGATCAAGATCTCTGAGAACGTGGAGAAGATCACCAACCCAGGGTTCAAGACTTTGTGGAGACTGTACGACAAGGAGAGCGGGAAGGCGCTGGCGGATGTGATGACGCTGGACGGCGAGACCATTCCGGAGGATGGGGAATACGAGATCTTCGATCCAAACGCTGTCTGGAAGAGAAAGAAGCTCAGCAATTTCCGGGCGGTGAACCTTCGGACCCAGCTGTTCGACCACGGAAAGCGCGTCTACGATTGTCCTTCCATCGAGGAAGTGAAGGCGTACTGTGAGGAGCAGATGGAGACTCTGTGGGAGGAGACCCTGCGTTTTGAGAATCCGCAGACCTACTACGTAGATCTGTCCCAGAAACTGTGGGATGTGAAGAACAAGCTCATCGAGGAGCACAATCAGAGATAG
- the lepB gene encoding signal peptidase I produces the protein MAARKQENQKSALRGWLTDILVVVIVAAVILVFIRPTIISGDSMLPKFFDGDYVIVYKMAYHSKMPKKGDVVVFETEEEVPGAEEGEKLFIKRVIGLPGDVIDIHDGQVYINGEKDDQGYTRDGVTDEPDGDLKAHKVPEGTIFCLGDNRLNSMDSRYAGVGDVSMERVTGKVVMRIYPFGRFGTLRNPYER, from the coding sequence ATGGCTGCGAGGAAACAAGAAAACCAAAAGAGCGCGTTGCGAGGCTGGCTGACCGATATCCTGGTCGTCGTTATTGTGGCGGCAGTGATTCTGGTGTTCATCAGACCAACTATTATCAGCGGGGACTCCATGCTCCCGAAGTTCTTTGACGGAGACTACGTGATCGTCTACAAGATGGCATATCATTCCAAGATGCCCAAGAAGGGAGACGTAGTAGTCTTTGAGACAGAGGAGGAGGTTCCTGGCGCTGAGGAGGGCGAGAAGCTTTTCATCAAGCGTGTCATAGGCTTGCCGGGGGATGTGATCGACATCCACGATGGGCAGGTGTACATCAATGGAGAGAAGGACGACCAGGGGTATACACGAGATGGTGTAACGGACGAGCCCGATGGAGATCTGAAGGCACACAAGGTGCCGGAGGGAACGATCTTCTGTTTGGGAGACAACCGGTTGAACAGTATGGACAGCCGTTATGCAGGAGTCGGTGATGTGAGCATGGAGCGAGTGACCGGCAAGGTGGTGATGCGGATCTACCCCTTCGGTCGTTTCGGAACGCTGCGCAACCCGTATGAGAGGTAA
- a CDS encoding RluA family pseudouridine synthase, with protein sequence MVTFSIGANEGAQRLDKFLKKYLRGAPLSFVYKAIRKDVKVNGRRQKQDYVLKEGDEVTLYLSEEDLARYHPARKTVRARKQFTVAYEDSQILIVDKPPGLLTHGDGREKGNHLANQVLAWLIGEGKYDPREKSFVPAPVNRLDRNTAGLVIFPKTYDALKVMNRLLRDHASIRKFYLTIVAGELREPLRLLGAMTRDESRNKTLVSEVGKSMETLVEPLRSVESYTLCQVEIRTGRTHQIRTQLADAGYPLVGDTKYGDPSINRIMRDRFGLTAQLLVAWELAFSDMPAGYEHLNGKRVQAKKPKKFREIEEALGLSGKGNL encoded by the coding sequence ATGGTTACATTCAGCATTGGAGCAAACGAGGGAGCACAGCGGCTTGATAAGTTCCTGAAGAAGTATCTGCGGGGCGCGCCGCTGAGTTTTGTGTATAAGGCCATTCGCAAGGACGTGAAGGTGAACGGCCGGCGTCAGAAACAAGACTATGTATTGAAGGAGGGAGACGAGGTCACCCTCTATCTTTCGGAGGAGGATCTGGCGCGCTATCATCCCGCCCGGAAAACCGTCCGGGCACGCAAGCAGTTCACCGTAGCCTACGAGGATTCGCAGATCCTCATCGTGGATAAGCCCCCTGGGCTTTTGACCCACGGGGATGGACGGGAGAAGGGTAACCACCTGGCCAACCAGGTGTTGGCCTGGCTGATCGGGGAGGGGAAGTACGATCCCAGGGAGAAGAGCTTTGTGCCGGCACCGGTGAACCGGCTGGATCGGAATACCGCGGGACTGGTGATCTTCCCCAAGACCTACGACGCGTTGAAGGTGATGAACCGTTTGCTTCGTGACCACGCCAGCATCCGGAAGTTCTACCTGACCATCGTGGCGGGGGAACTGCGGGAGCCGCTGCGCCTGCTGGGGGCAATGACCCGGGACGAATCCCGGAACAAGACGCTGGTCAGCGAGGTAGGGAAGTCCATGGAGACATTGGTTGAGCCGCTTCGGAGCGTGGAGAGCTATACACTCTGCCAGGTTGAGATCCGCACCGGCAGGACACATCAGATCCGGACACAGTTGGCAGATGCCGGCTATCCGCTGGTGGGAGATACCAAGTACGGGGACCCGTCGATCAACCGGATCATGCGTGACCGGTTTGGCCTCACCGCACAGTTACTGGTGGCCTGGGAGCTGGCGTTCTCGGATATGCCGGCGGGCTATGAGCATCTGAATGGAAAGCGGGTACAGGCGAAGAAACCAAAAAAATTCAGAGAGATAGAGGAGGCCCTTGGTCTCTCCGGGAAAGGCAACTTATGA
- the smpB gene encoding SsrA-binding protein SmpB: protein MKERTLKLVANNKKARHDYFIEDSYEAGIALTGTEIKSVRAGKVSIKESYARIQNGEVILLGMNISPYEQGNRFNVDPLRPRKLLLHKREIRKMLEATTREGMTLVPLRMYINKAGLAKVELGVCRGKKNYDKRETIAKKDAARKIDQAIKKSLRR from the coding sequence ATGAAGGAGCGAACACTGAAGCTTGTGGCGAACAACAAGAAAGCACGCCACGACTATTTTATCGAGGATAGCTATGAGGCGGGGATCGCCCTCACCGGGACGGAGATCAAGTCCGTCCGGGCAGGAAAGGTAAGCATCAAGGAAAGCTATGCCAGGATCCAGAACGGGGAGGTCATTCTGCTCGGGATGAACATCAGCCCCTACGAGCAGGGAAACCGGTTCAATGTGGATCCGCTCAGGCCCCGGAAACTGCTTCTCCACAAGAGAGAGATCCGCAAGATGCTGGAGGCGACCACCCGCGAGGGAATGACGCTTGTTCCCTTACGCATGTATATCAACAAAGCCGGACTGGCCAAGGTAGAGTTGGGCGTCTGCCGAGGCAAGAAGAACTATGACAAGCGGGAGACCATCGCCAAGAAGGATGCAGCCCGCAAGATCGACCAGGCTATCAAGAAAAGCCTGCGAAGGTAA
- a CDS encoding IS3 family transposase produces MREHKHEHSIARMARVLKVSESGYYKWRRRVDGPLTEKEKEDLKITKEIYDIYRASRGSYGSRKVTVILNKGRKKRVNHKRVERIMQECALFSRTCRRFVCTTDSDHDEPIADNLIDRDFSVDAPDKKMVSDTTVIATEQGDLYVAGILDLYGRLPVGLAMSVHNDRFLVMDALKDMLLRGCGSPGCIIHSDRGSTYCSKEYRRMLSRQGFICSMSRKGDCWDNAPMESFWGKMKSEWLKKKYRTINEAKGDIYEYVWHFYPRKRPHESINYSTPYDYYHRGEII; encoded by the coding sequence ATGCGTGAGCATAAACACGAGCACAGCATTGCGAGGATGGCCAGAGTACTAAAGGTGTCAGAGAGCGGATACTACAAATGGCGCAGACGAGTCGATGGGCCACTTACGGAGAAAGAGAAAGAAGACCTTAAGATCACAAAAGAGATATACGACATATACAGAGCTTCCAGAGGATCATACGGATCAAGAAAAGTAACCGTTATCCTGAATAAAGGTCGCAAAAAACGTGTCAACCATAAACGTGTCGAGAGGATCATGCAGGAGTGCGCTCTCTTTTCCAGGACATGCAGAAGGTTTGTCTGCACGACGGATTCAGACCATGACGAGCCAATCGCCGACAATCTTATCGACAGAGACTTCAGCGTTGATGCCCCGGATAAAAAGATGGTAAGTGATACAACAGTCATTGCTACGGAGCAGGGAGATCTGTATGTGGCCGGAATACTGGATCTGTATGGAAGGCTTCCCGTAGGGTTGGCAATGAGCGTGCATAACGATAGATTTCTGGTAATGGATGCATTAAAAGATATGCTTCTCAGAGGCTGTGGAAGTCCGGGATGCATCATACATTCGGACAGGGGTTCGACCTACTGTTCGAAGGAATACAGGAGAATGCTGAGCAGGCAGGGATTCATATGCAGCATGAGCCGTAAGGGAGATTGCTGGGACAATGCACCAATGGAAAGTTTCTGGGGTAAAATGAAGTCAGAATGGCTAAAGAAAAAATACAGAACAATCAACGAGGCAAAAGGTGATATATATGAATACGTGTGGCACTTTTATCCTCGTAAAAGGCCACACGAATCCATCAATTACTCAACCCCGTATGATTATTATCATAGGGGAGAAATCATATAG
- the larC gene encoding nickel pincer cofactor biosynthesis protein LarC yields the protein MKTLFIECSMGAAGDMLMGALMEIAPRKAVEQLKELGIPGVEILPKKGDKSGITGTHVRVMVNGREEGEEMEHHAREHEHVHEGEPHHHHDHDHHHDHNHDHDHDHDHEHIHEHHHFTIDDVGRIIIKLPVSGKVKKDAFAVYMKIAAAESKVHGKPMDQVHFHELGSMDAVADVVGNCLLMDAIGADKVVVSPINVGSGTVWCAHGRLPVPAPATAEILMNKEYYTDGTEGELCTPTGAALLTYFADEYGDRPAMRTRAIGVGLGHKDFARPNIIRVFLGDTVEHAPAAPVGAPEEPASLPEGMDMAVELSANIDDMTGEELGFAMEALFAAGALDVWYTPIIMKKSRPAVKLSCLVSPAEEERIVRIMFRYTETAGIRRTECERYVLEREIAEEGGVRVKHYHGHGVTRHKAEYDDIADRASEEGKSYREMLQEVEFGGNDN from the coding sequence ATGAAAACATTGTTTATCGAATGCAGCATGGGCGCAGCAGGCGACATGCTGATGGGGGCGCTCATGGAGATCGCACCGCGGAAGGCTGTGGAACAGCTGAAGGAGCTGGGGATCCCCGGGGTGGAGATCCTCCCTAAGAAGGGCGACAAGTCCGGCATCACCGGAACGCACGTGCGCGTGATGGTGAACGGCAGAGAAGAGGGTGAGGAAATGGAGCACCACGCCCGGGAGCATGAGCACGTCCATGAGGGGGAACCCCACCATCATCATGACCACGATCATCATCATGATCACAATCATGACCATGACCATGACCATGACCACGAACATATCCATGAGCATCACCACTTCACCATCGACGATGTGGGGAGGATCATCATCAAGCTGCCTGTGTCTGGCAAGGTGAAGAAAGACGCTTTCGCCGTTTACATGAAGATTGCGGCAGCGGAATCCAAGGTCCACGGCAAGCCCATGGATCAGGTGCACTTCCACGAGCTTGGGAGCATGGACGCCGTGGCAGACGTGGTGGGCAATTGCCTGCTGATGGACGCCATCGGTGCAGATAAGGTAGTGGTCTCGCCGATCAATGTGGGCAGCGGCACCGTATGGTGCGCGCACGGCAGACTGCCGGTACCGGCACCGGCCACCGCAGAGATCCTGATGAATAAGGAATACTATACAGACGGGACAGAAGGAGAACTTTGTACGCCCACGGGAGCAGCGCTGCTCACCTACTTTGCCGACGAATATGGAGATCGCCCAGCCATGCGCACCCGGGCCATCGGTGTTGGTCTGGGGCACAAGGATTTTGCCAGGCCGAACATCATCCGCGTATTCCTGGGGGATACGGTAGAGCATGCTCCGGCAGCCCCGGTGGGAGCACCGGAAGAGCCGGCATCGCTTCCAGAGGGAATGGATATGGCAGTGGAACTGTCGGCCAACATCGACGATATGACTGGCGAAGAGCTGGGTTTCGCGATGGAGGCTTTGTTTGCAGCGGGAGCACTGGACGTGTGGTATACGCCCATCATCATGAAGAAGTCGCGGCCCGCAGTGAAACTTTCTTGTCTGGTGAGCCCTGCGGAAGAGGAGCGGATCGTGCGGATCATGTTCCGCTACACCGAGACGGCGGGGATCCGGCGGACAGAGTGTGAGCGCTATGTGCTGGAGCGGGAGATCGCAGAGGAAGGCGGCGTCCGCGTCAAACATTACCATGGCCACGGAGTCACCCGGCACAAAGCCGAGTACGACGATATCGCCGACCGGGCCAGTGAAGAAGGGAAATCCTACCGTGAGATGCTTCAGGAGGTCGAGTTCGGGGGGAATGACAACTGA